Proteins from one Pontibacter korlensis genomic window:
- a CDS encoding FKBP-type peptidyl-prolyl cis-trans isomerase, which yields MLSKTKFLLPVLAGAIALQSCNKNSDEFYTTADGLTYKIFEQNEKGEYENKGKVAAEDSTGAKIGEFVAFHWQMVNSEDSVFVDTRSQGPGLPRIVPVMEPTMKGGLENAFMMLSAGDSGVFKLNADTLFTKTFGQPLPPFVKPGSMLTFRIKAERVMNQSEAETYQQELMQKYMEEMKVRSEKQIKVDDEKIQAYIKEQNLENVQKTESGVYYVVTEQGKGQKPSAGDVVAVHYKGTRLDGKEFDSSYNNPMSNGEPIRFPLGQGRVIQGWDDAILQLNEGSKATLLIPSPLAYGEQAPSADIPANSILRFDVELVDVEKAQ from the coding sequence ATGTTATCTAAAACTAAATTCTTGCTGCCGGTTTTGGCCGGAGCAATAGCGTTGCAGTCTTGCAACAAAAACAGCGATGAGTTTTATACTACGGCTGACGGCCTGACCTATAAAATCTTTGAGCAAAACGAAAAGGGCGAATACGAGAACAAAGGTAAAGTAGCTGCTGAAGACTCTACTGGTGCTAAAATCGGTGAGTTTGTTGCTTTCCACTGGCAAATGGTTAACTCTGAGGATTCTGTTTTTGTAGATACGCGTTCACAGGGCCCGGGCTTGCCAAGAATTGTTCCGGTAATGGAGCCAACTATGAAAGGTGGCCTTGAGAATGCCTTCATGATGCTTTCTGCCGGTGACAGTGGTGTGTTTAAACTGAATGCTGATACGCTTTTCACTAAAACGTTTGGTCAGCCATTGCCTCCATTTGTAAAGCCTGGCTCTATGCTCACCTTCAGAATTAAGGCTGAGCGTGTTATGAACCAGTCAGAAGCTGAGACTTACCAGCAGGAGCTGATGCAGAAGTACATGGAAGAAATGAAGGTACGCTCAGAGAAGCAGATTAAAGTAGACGACGAGAAGATTCAGGCTTATATTAAGGAGCAAAACCTTGAGAACGTTCAGAAGACTGAGTCTGGCGTGTACTATGTGGTAACTGAGCAGGGCAAAGGCCAGAAACCATCTGCCGGCGATGTGGTGGCTGTCCACTACAAAGGCACTCGTCTGGATGGCAAAGAGTTTGACTCTTCTTACAATAATCCAATGTCTAATGGTGAGCCTATCCGCTTCCCACTAGGTCAGGGCCGTGTAATCCAGGGCTGGGACGATGCAATTCTGCAGTTGAACGAAGGCTCCAAGGCTACTCTGCTTATTCCGTCTCCACTTGCTTACGGAGAGCAGGCGCCAAGTGCTGACATCCCTGCCAACTCAATTCTGCGTTTCGACGTGGAGCTGGTTGACGTTGAGAAGGCTCAGTAA
- a CDS encoding DHH family phosphoesterase, with protein MHDINALKELLQEPKDVMITTHHKPDADALGSSLGLAGYLKKKGHRVTVITPSDYPNFLNWMEGNDDVMVYSEKNDALVQRIIKESQVIFCLDFNSLSRINEMGEYIRQAEGTKVLVDHHLQPEDFADLDFANTNAAATAEIVYDLIKAMGDGDLIDTGIGECLYAGIMTDTGSFRHPSTSKNVHLIIADLLHIGVKTSDIHRLIYDSSSELRLRFLGYALKDKLVVLREYNTAYIAITAEELKAYDSKTGDTEGLVNYALSIEGIVFAALIIDRTQAVKMSFRSVGDFSANEFAREHFNGGGHKNAAGGMSLDTLENTVAKFESLLPLYKDQLQQAIVK; from the coding sequence ATGCATGATATTAACGCTCTGAAAGAGCTTCTGCAAGAGCCTAAAGACGTGATGATCACAACACATCACAAACCGGACGCTGATGCGTTGGGCTCTTCCCTTGGTCTAGCTGGTTATCTTAAAAAGAAAGGACACCGCGTTACCGTCATCACTCCGTCTGATTACCCCAACTTCCTGAACTGGATGGAGGGTAACGACGATGTGATGGTTTACTCCGAGAAGAACGATGCCCTGGTACAACGCATCATCAAAGAATCGCAGGTAATCTTTTGCCTTGATTTTAACAGCCTCTCCCGAATCAACGAAATGGGCGAATACATTCGCCAGGCCGAAGGCACTAAGGTGTTGGTAGACCACCACCTGCAGCCGGAGGATTTCGCTGACCTGGACTTCGCAAACACTAACGCTGCTGCCACTGCTGAAATCGTGTACGACCTGATAAAGGCTATGGGCGACGGCGACTTGATCGATACCGGGATTGGAGAATGCCTGTATGCTGGCATCATGACCGACACTGGCTCATTCCGCCACCCAAGCACTTCTAAAAACGTGCACCTCATTATTGCGGACCTGCTGCACATTGGTGTTAAAACCTCTGACATTCACCGCCTAATCTACGACAGCTCTTCGGAACTACGCCTTCGTTTTCTAGGTTATGCACTGAAAGACAAGCTGGTAGTATTGCGAGAGTATAACACGGCCTACATTGCTATTACAGCAGAAGAATTGAAGGCCTATGACTCTAAAACAGGTGACACAGAAGGCCTTGTGAACTATGCACTTTCTATTGAAGGCATTGTATTTGCAGCACTTATTATCGACCGCACGCAGGCAGTTAAAATGTCATTCCGCTCTGTTGGAGACTTCTCGGCAAATGAATTCGCCCGGGAGCACTTTAACGGAGGTGGCCATAAAAACGCAGCAGGTGGTATGTCTCTGGATACGCTGGAGAACACTGTAGCCAAATTCGAAAGTCTGCTACCGCTCTACAAAGACCAACTGCAGCAGGCCATAGTTAAGTAA
- a CDS encoding nucleoside-diphosphate kinase encodes MAGNITFTMIKPDAVAENHIGGITKMIEEGGFRIVAMKKTKLSEERAGKFYEVHKERPFYGDLVKYMSSGPIVAMILEKDNAVEDFRKLIGATNPAQAEEGTIRKKYAKSIEANAIHGSDSDENAQIEGDFFFSADERF; translated from the coding sequence ATGGCCGGAAACATTACATTCACCATGATTAAGCCTGATGCGGTAGCAGAAAATCACATTGGCGGTATTACCAAAATGATTGAGGAAGGCGGCTTCCGTATCGTGGCGATGAAAAAGACAAAACTGTCTGAGGAGCGTGCAGGCAAGTTTTACGAAGTGCACAAAGAGCGTCCGTTCTATGGTGACCTAGTAAAATATATGTCTTCAGGCCCAATCGTGGCGATGATTCTGGAGAAAGATAATGCTGTGGAAGATTTCCGCAAGCTGATCGGTGCTACTAACCCTGCTCAGGCTGAGGAAGGCACTATCCGTAAGAAGTATGCTAAGTCTATCGAGGCTAATGCCATCCACGGCTCTGACTCTGATGAGAACGCGCAGATTGAAGGAGATTTCTTCTTCTCTGCTGACGAGCGCTTCTAA